The Opisthocomus hoazin isolate bOpiHoa1 chromosome 22, bOpiHoa1.hap1, whole genome shotgun sequence genomic sequence CATCCTCCACTCTCTGTCCATAGATCACGGGTGCACTAGTCTTAGTAAAGGAAGACATTGGTTCTATCTAAGGATTTTTAGTCAAATCCACTATCTTCAGGGGTTATCTGTGGAGGGAAGGTTTGGTCAGCTCTTAAATTAGCTTCAGAACAGGAGCAAATGGCTATTGATTACTTCCTAATAAGTGTTCTTCTAAAACCTATTCTCTCTGCTTTTGCAGGAGAAAGTGAGTTTGCGTAGAGTTTCCTCCTTGGAACCCCATATCTGTATTGCCATCGGAATTCCATGGCTGTTGTCTGAACTTTACTGGTACCCTTTTATTGAGGAAAGAGCATCTAATATgcacagctggaagaaaagaagaccACAGACTGCAGACCTTTTACAAAAGCTTAAGGAATCGTACTGCTTAAGGGAACGTCGATCACGAAAATCACGGAGGAACAAGCGTGGGCTTGGAGCCAGCACCTTCCTGGGAACTGGTGCCGTAATCTCTGGAGACTGAGGATTCAGTGAGGGGACGTAGAGCTACAGGCCAGAAATCGCCCTTGCTGCTGTGCAGACGCCCTTGCCCGGCCGGCCGCGGTGCGTCTGCTCGGGGCTGCGGGCGCCCCGAGCGCGGTTCCCTTCTCGGCTCGCTCGGCGGGGCAGAGGCTTCGCTCCGCAGAGCCGCAGCTCGGCTCTGCCAGGGCTGCTGTTCCCGCCTGAGCCGCTCGTTGCTTCAGTGCTGATTGCTGTCTTGGAAATATTTGGTTGTTGTACCCCTGCCAGCATGGTTATTTTCAGCTGTAAAGATGTGCCTCAGTACAAATTTTGCATATGTTTGAATTCTTTCAAAAAGTATTTCTGTCGTGTTGCTTTGGAATAGAGGAAGAAGAAACCTGGAGGGAAATTACCAAGTGCAAGTGAGGTTCCTGACAAAGAGTGTCTCGTACTGTTCCCCTCCGTTTGATCCACACACCGCATCGGGATAGTTTTATCTGAAGCTTTTCGTTGAGAATTCAGAGAAGCACGAACCGTCTGCGGTGCCCTGCACGGAGTCAGGGTGATGCCACGCCGCATAAGTGGCCGCAGCGAAGTCAGCGTTTGTTCGCTGCGGAGGGCTGAACCGGTTACCTGGTTGCCCTACAGCGAGACGATCGGCCGTGCGTTTTTCAGAgtgggtggtgttttgttttctcaaatcTGATGTAAGCCCTCGGTGGGCTCTTCCTTACGCTGTGCCCGAGTGCTGCGGCCCTGCTTGTTTCAATATTTAATGGTCTCAGCTGTGCTGTCCTGAAGCTAAACGAACGCACGGCCCCGGCACAGGCTGCGGCCCCGTGCCAGCTCGCCGGTGGGGCGAGTCCACGAGCCACGGCGTCCATGGGGGGGTTCGTTCGGCCTCGCGCGCTGCGTGCGCTGCCGGTTGCCCCGTCGGGTATCCCTGCTGCCGTCGGTCTAACGGAGCCTCCGGAGCgcctgcggcgggcggcggggccgggaggtggGCGGGGGCCCGGGGGTTTCCAGACCCTTCCTTGCCGTGATGTGCGCACGGCTCTGCCCGCCCCGAACCCGGGCACACGCAGTGTCACAGCCGGGGGTCAGCGGCTGGCTCCCGGGAAAGTAGTGTCACTGGGCACAGGTTTCTGCCATAGATCTGTAGCTGCGACTAAACCGGTGTCAGACTGCGGTGGGCTGCCTTGGTTTGTCTTTAACGCTGAGCGCGTTGCAGACGTGAGCCCGGGCAGTCGCGTGCGGTGATGGCCGAGcccgggggcagagggggagcgCTGGGAATGGGGAGCAGAGAGCAGCGAGGGTGCGAAGGAGAAGCTTTGCACAAGGTCACCCCACGAGAAGGGCGGCTGGGTCACGCATCGGAGCGAGAAGCAGAGGAGCGGGGAGCAAACCTGGACCGGGACGGGGGGAGCCCCCCGGGGTGGTGGCTGCGGTGCTGCCGGGCACGGTGATGGCAAAACGCGCGGACCGGGGCTGCGCCCGGAGCCCAGCCTCGccgctgcggcagccctgctcctccctggaAATCTGCTCTCCCCAGACCTGTCGCTCCTCTCCGTCCTGACGAGCTGACAGCTCTGACTGCACAAATTAATTACATTCATGAGAGTTTTGCTGTGATCTAATCCTGTCGTTTTAAAACTCTTTGTTCCCAGCTTTCAGGCCTGTgttattttttgctgtgtttgtttcctgttttgtGAACGCTGTTTCATGTTTGTCTCACTAATGGGACAAACGTTTCAGTAAGAGTGGCAAGATTTAGAGCACTTATCTGCTTTAATATTAATCAGTTGCCTTACTTGGAGCGATAATGGGGCCTCGGGGAAAACTGCATTTCTAGTTGTTTTTGCAGCTGGAAGCGCGCTGGCCCTGCGGGGAGAGGAGCCCAGTGTGAACCCCCCGCTGCGTCACCGGGCTCCGGGCTGGGACACTGCTGCGGTGCTGAGCACCAGGCTGGGACACTGCTGTGGCACTGGGCTGGGACACTGCTGTGGCACCAGGCACTGGGCTGGGACACTGCTGTGGCACTGAGCACCGGGCTGGGACACTGCTGCGGTGCTGAGCACCAGACTGGGACACTGTGGTGGCACTGGGCTGGGACACTGCGGTGGCACTGGGCTGGGACACCGCTGCGGTGCTGAGCACCGGGCTGGGACACTGCTGCGGCACAGCCCCGGGGCACAGCGTTGGGCAGAGCCTGGGCCGGTGGCCTGCGTCTCCCCGGTCTGCGTCGCGCGGTCCCTTTCCtcaggggtggggatggaggagcCCCTGACGTCCCACTGCAGCCCCTGCTCTGCGCACGCCGGGCATGGCGTGGTCCGGGCTCTGCGGCACGAGGGACGTCTTTGTGGGCGAGCGCTCGTGCGAGCTGGAGACCCTGtgccctcctgccctgcagctggaCGGGAAGGGTttggggctgcggggcccggctcAGACCCACGACGTGCCCTGGGGCTGCGGCGCCGGGGACAGAGCCTCCCGTGTCCCAGGGCACGGGGCTGTGGGTGCCTGGTACATCGGCTCCGAGCCGCCGGTGCGGGCGGTCACGCtcctgggttggggttttttaaatgtcCTGCTCTTTGCCTTTCGTCCGTGGCTGTTTACACGGTCAGAATCTTTTTGCTGAACGTGACTGGAGCTGTGTTGGGTTGTTTTGGGTGAACAAACCGCTGCCCTTGGCGAGGTTTGGCCGAGAGCCCAaaccaggcacctccggcacgcGGGAGCCAGGCGCAGGGCAGAGGCCGGCGGAGCGCCGGATCCACCTGATGCCATGGTGCTTTGGTTTGCGTTAGCTGGAGAAACGAAGAGTGGCTCGGCGGACTGGCACTGATCTTTGTACTCCTTAGAAACGGAGTCTGAGCAGCGCTGAACACCCGGTGGACAGTAGTTTCCTCCGAAAAAAAAGTCCCATtatattttcaaaggaaatgaaGAATACCCATAATTGCACCCTTTCAGAGAGAACATAATTTCATTTGCTGCCACGACCAATTAGGAAAGGCGCGTGGAGAGGGACGTGGCCAGCGAGGGGCTGGCGTGGCTCAGAGCCGCGCGGTGACCGAGCTGTCCCGTCGGCTCTCGCCTTGCGGACAGAGTGGTGTGAGGGGCCGCGCTCTGACCGCCGCTCACCGGCGCTGGCTGGGCGGGAGCCAGGACGTTCCCATGGATTTCTTTTCTGTAGCTGCCCGACGTCAGTCCTGTGCAACGTGAATTGTTCCAGACGTCAGGAGCCGgcgctgctctgagcaggagtcCGAGGGTTTGCCCTGCCacgccgcggccgggccgggcggctgTCCTCACGCGTGCCGGCGGGGCACGGGCTGCGGTGGTGACGTGTCCCGGTCTCTGCAGAGTTCCCTCGCGCCCATTTTGCTCTGAGTTTTGCCTCAGTTCTCGTCTGTTTTAGCCACCCGCGAGCCTCGCGCCGGCGGAGCGGGCCGGGCTCCCTGCGCAGTCTCGGTCTCTCGCAAGCGGTGCCCAGAGGCCGGGAAAGTGCCGGGGTTTTATACGCTGCTGCCATTGACGCTGCTCGGAAAGGCCTTGCCGTCTAATTGCTCTGCCTTGATTGATTCGTTCTCATTATCAGCCCTGAATTATTTGCAGAGGTGAATGGCAAGGCTTTATTTCCTCATAGTGCTTTATCTTTTTACAAAATACATCCAGCGAAGTTGCTAATGGAAAAGCTTTTAACCTCCCGAGGCGGAGGGTGATCCTTGTCCATTCGGGTGAGCGTGCGGCACGTGGAGCTGACTGATGCCGCGGCTGCAGAAGACCCCGCTGCTGCCTCCGCAGCCCTCCCTCGGGTTACTGGGAATTTAATGGGCAGCCCAAGGTGACTGCCGCGGCAGCGGGGACGAGCTGTTTGCTGCAAAAATTAGAATAGAAAGGACAAATCTATTCCCCTGCTTCGGCGGCGGGGATGCTTCACCCACGTGTGCTGGCTTCACTGGTGGGTTTCCAGCGGGAGCGGAGGTGCTGGGTGTGCTGCATGGCAAGACGAAACCCAGACGGATTCCCAGGGAGTAAATATCGCTGCGGGACGCGAGCAGAGCGAGTTGTGTGGGCTGGTGCCCCCGGCACGGTGCCGCCCCGTCCCCCCGTCCGCCTGGCTCGGCAGCTCGCACCACGCGGCCGCGGCGTTGCCGGTGACggcaggggctgcgcgggggcccGGGGGTCCAGGCAGCGCTGGCTGCCATGGCGGGAGTGCTgaggggggcacagccagggccGGGTGAGTCCGAAGATGTCGGGGTTGCCAGGCCCATGATGTAGatattttttgggaaaaaaaagctgaaggtcTTGTGTTTAAAGTCCTGGAAAATGCGTTTCGCTTGTGCCCGGCTCCGGGCTTGGCAGTGGCCATGGCCGAAGGAGCAGAGCGTGCGGGGCGTTGGCGTGGACCCTCCTGGTGCCGCGGGCTGGGCGCGTCCCCGGGCAGGTCCTGCAGCAAGGTCGGGCTGGGCGAAGGGTACACTTCAGAAAAAAGGTTTGATTTAAAGCATCTGGATTTAAAGCATCTGGAGGGGAGGAAAGCACCCCTCTGGCCCCGAGTCCCCTCGCTGCTGTGAGCGCTTCGCCTTCGCTCGCAGACCTCGGGCTGGGCCGCGTCGGGGTCGCCGTCGGTGCCCACCGGTTATGGCCACGGCATTTTTTTAGCTGTTCTGATGGTTAAACGGATGGATGGCCTTGAGTACAGGCCATCGCTCCTTACTCTTTCTGAACATTCCCAGCCCCTCCCCGAGCTCTCAGCCCGCCGCTGTGCCCCACCAGCCCGTTTGGGGACGCGTCCCGCTCCGCACCGAGCCGGCGGGCCCGCAGCCCGTCACGCCGCGGCAGTTCGTCTCCGCTCTCAGCACGCCtctggagctgcctgctgcctggctggaCGGGGCAGCCCCCGCGGCAGGACCCCCGCGCTGGGGACGCCGAGCTCTCGGcatcccctgcccctgccctgaggGGGCTGCCGCCCGTACAGAACTGCCGCTGGCTCGTCCCCGAGCTCGGCCACCCCACGGCCGCGTCCTCTCCCCGGCTGCCGCATTTAAACAGCAAGACGAACTTGAAATTGTACTGATCTGTACCTATTGCAGTTCTTTCTGTCCTTCACTCTCACGATGGGAATTTGTCCTGCAGGGATGGAACAGATGGGGGAATATTGGGAAAATTAGATCAAATGGTGGTATAATGCCACGAGATGACTTGGTTCTATTGTGGCGTAGTCTTACAAAAGCAGGGCATTGAACAAAACGTGCTTTTGTGGAGAAGGTTTTTTCatattgttatttctttttagagCTGAACAAACACTATTCCTGACTTGTACCTTTACGTAACGCTGGATTTTTTCGTTCGGGCTCCTGACACCATCTGTAGTGACGGTGGTCGGCAGGACGCCCGCCCGCGGGTGCTGCGGTGCCGGAGCACCGGTCTCCGACCGCGCCGCTGGGTCCCTCCCCGGGGCCTTCCGGCTGTCGCCAGGAGCATCCCGTGCGGGTGCACGGCATCGCGCC encodes the following:
- the PRELID2 gene encoding LOW QUALITY PROTEIN: PRELI domain-containing protein 2 (The sequence of the model RefSeq protein was modified relative to this genomic sequence to represent the inferred CDS: deleted 2 bases in 1 codon) is translated as MGGAAEVHRVSRCPFEQVVGSHLRKYPSPLEKHIMAVETVEEKTDLSTGIIYQRRIEMCQNVIPGILRKEKVSLRRVSSLEPHICIAIGIPWLLSELYWYPFIEERASNMHSWKKRRPQTADLLQKLKESYCLRERRSRKSRRNKRGLGASTFLGTGAVISGD